One genomic segment of Musa acuminata AAA Group cultivar baxijiao chromosome BXJ3-3, Cavendish_Baxijiao_AAA, whole genome shotgun sequence includes these proteins:
- the LOC103977020 gene encoding abscisic acid receptor PYL8 — translation MVGMNDGGGGGVVRVPGLADETNPTGTGGRAVEVDYVRCFHRHEPSENQCSSAVSKHIKAPVHLVWSLVRRFDQPQKYKPFVSRCIVQGGVGVGSLREVNVKSGLPATTSFERLEHLDDNEHILSIRIVGGDHRLKNYSSIITAHPETIDGRPGTLVIESFVVDVPDGNTKDETCYFVEALIKCNLKSLADISERLAVQDYTESIHH, via the exons ATGGTCGGGATGAACGACGGTGGTGGAGGAGGGGTGGTGAGGGTCCCGGGACTCGCCGACGAGACGAACCCGACGGGGACGGGGGGCCGGGCGGTGGAGGTGGATTACGTCCGTTGTTTCCACCGGCACGAGCCCAGTGAGAACCAGTGCAGCTCCGCCGTCTCCAAGCACATTAAAGCCCCCGTCCACCTC GTGTGGTCTCTGGTTAGGAGATTCGATCAGCCTCAGAAGTACAAGCCCTTTGTCAGCAGATGCATCGTGCAGGGGGGCGTCGGCGTCGGGAGCCTGAGGGAGGTGAATGTAAAATCCGGGCTCCCCGCGACCACCAGCTTCGAGAGGCTGGAGCACCTCGACGACAATGAGCACATCCTCAGCATCAGGATCGTCGGAGGAGACCATAGGCTCAAG AACTACTCATCTATCATTACTGCACATCCTGAAACTATAGACGGGAGACCTGGAACTCTGGTGATCGAGTCGTTTGTGGTGGATGTGCCTGATGGGAACACAAAGGATGAAACCTGCTACTTTGTGGAGGCATTGATCAAGTGCAACCTTAAATCATTAGCTGACATATCGGAGCGCCTGGCAGTTCAGGATTACACCGAGTCGATCCACCACTAG
- the LOC103977018 gene encoding probable protein phosphatase 2C 52 produces MVVCRASFRNLAVPATGLIYISSSRRLFRSWGRDLSLKPAFCHWNNRKFRASAKMMFDSSASMGPQAIVNLLQEKDRGGDGDYVSGGWKSEDGRLSYGYSSFRGRRASMEDCCDVKISNINEQSVSLFGIFDGHGGSRAAEYLKDHLFENLMKHPLFMTDTKLAISETYLKTDSDFLEAERIAFRDDGSTASTAIFIGNQLYVANVGDSRVVMSKAGEAIALSDDHKPNRSDERNRIENAGGFVMWAGTWRVGGVLAMSRAFGNRHLKQYVVAEPEIQEEEVDQELELLVLASDGLWDVVTNEDAVSIARMEEEPEAAARKLTATAFSRGSADNITCIVVRLHHDRLAVDSTSASES; encoded by the exons ATGGTGGTATGCAGAGCTAGTTTCAGAAATTTGGCAGTTCCAGCGACCGGTCTGATCTATATATCTTCCAGTAGGAGGCTTTTCAGGAGTTGGGGGAGGGATCTGAGCCTGAAACCAGCCTTCTGTCACTGGAACAACCGCAAATTCAGGGCGTCTGCGAAGATGATGTTCGATTCGAGCGCATCTATGGGACCTCAAGCTATCGTCAATCTGTTGCAGGAAAAAGACCGCGGTGGAGATGGAGATTATGTGAGCGGTGGATGGAAAAG TGAGGATGGAAGATTGAGTTATGGATATTCAAGTTTTAGGGGAAGGAGAGCAAGCATGGAGGATTGTTGTGACGTTAAAATATCTAACATCAATGAGCAATCTGTTAGTCTCTTCGGAATATTTGATG GTCATGGTGGATCTCGTGCTGCTGAATATTTGAAGGACCACTTATTTGAAAACCTTATGAAACATCCACTGTTCATGACAGACACAAAATTGGCTATTA GTGAAACATATCTTAAAACTGATTCAGACTTCCTGGAAGCTGAAAGAATTGCTTTCAGAGATGATGGTTCTACCGCTTCAACAGCTATTTTTATCGGAAACCAGTTATATGTAGCCAATGTTGGTGATTCACGGGTTGTGATGTCAAAGGCAGGCGAAG CAATCGCTCTTTCTGATGATCACAAGCCAAACAGAAGTGATGAGCGCAACAGAATTGAAAATGCTGGTGGCTTTGTTATGTGGGCTG GTACATGGAGGGTAGGGGGTGTACTAGCAATGTCACGTGCATTTGGTAACCGCCATTTGAAGCAGTATGTCGTGGCAGAACCTGAGATTCAG GAAGAAGAGGTTGATCAGGAATTGGAGTTGCTTGTTCTTGCAAGTGATGGACTGTGGGATGTCGTCACAAATGAG GATGCTGTTTCCATTGCAAGAATGGAGGAAGAACCAGAAGCCGCAGCTCGGAAGTTGACAGCGACCGCCTTTTCTCGCGGAAGTGCAGACAACATCACATGCATTGTGGTGAGACTCCATCACGACCGACTCGCTGTAGATTCCACATCGGCTAGTGAGAGTTGA
- the LOC135633632 gene encoding hydroquinone glucosyltransferase-like translates to MENGSGVAAPTPQRPHVVLLPTPGMGHLIPLVELAKLLVAHHGFSVTIVTLDASSASKAQDALFSSLSDSISSLALPSVPLDDLPSDAHIETIISVAASRSLAHLRDALSGLKSSANLVALVVDLFGTDYFTVARELCLPRYLFFPSNLLTLSLFFHLPELDATTTCEYRDLPEPLRLPGCVPIPGRDLLHPIQDRSNDAYRWVVHHARRYREAEGILVNSFDAIEPEAAKVLRELEPGRPPVYLVGPLTQCWNPKATDERAECLRWLDQQPPGSVLFVSFGSGGTLTTAQTAELALGLELSGQRFLWVVRSPSDGENASEAYFSVRSKNDPFGFLPAGFVQRTREVGLLVPSWAPQVAVLKHAATGGFLSHCGWNSTLESVVAGVAMVAWPLFAEQRQNAVMLAEGARIALRPQGAAEGGLVPREEVARAVRELMEGEEGKAARQRVAELRKAATSGLEEGGAAYKALAEVASKWKTTN, encoded by the coding sequence ATGGAGAACGGCAGTGGAGTAGCTGCCCCAACCCCGCAACGCCCCCACGTCGTGCTGCTGCCCACTCCGGGCATGGGCCACCTCATCCCCCTGGTTGAGCTCGCCAAGCTCCTCGTCGCCCACCACGGATTCTCTGTCACCATCGTCACCCTCGACGCCAGCTCCGCCTCCAAGGCCCAGGAcgccctcttctcctccctctccGACTCCATCTCCTCCCTCGCCCTCCCCTCCGTCCCTCTCGACGACCTCCCTTCCGACGCGCACATCGAGACCATCATCTCCGTCGCCGCCTCCCGCTCCCTTGCGCACCTCCGCGACGCCCTCTCCGGCCTCAAGTCGTCCGCCAACCTCGTGGCTCTCGTCGTCGACCTCTTCGGCACCGACTACTTCACCGTGGCGCGAGAGCTCTGCCTCCCGAGATACTTGTTTTTTCCCTCCAACCTTCTCACTCTTTCCCTCTTTTTTCACCTCCCCGAGCTCGACGCCACCACCACCTGCGAGTACCGCGACCTTCCCGAACCGCTCCGCCTCCCGGGCTGCGTCCCCATCCCGGGTCGAGACCTCCTGCACCCCATTCAGGACCGGTCCAATGACGCCTACAGGTGGGTGGTCCACCACGCGCGTCGCTACCGGGAGGCAGAGGGCATCCTCGTTAACTCCTTCGACGCTATCGAGCCGGAGGCCGCCAAAGTTCTCCGGGAGCTCGAGCCGGGCCGACCCCCAGTTTACCTGGTCGGACCTCTCACGCAGTGCTGGAATCCCAAAGCCACCGACGAGAGGGCCGAGTGCTTGCGGTGGTTGGACCAGCAGCCACCCGGGTCGGTGCTGTTCGTCTCCTTCGGCAGCGGCGGGACCCTGACGACGGCGCAGACGGCGGAGCTGGCTCTTGGGTTGGAGTTAAGTGGGCAAAGGTTCCTGTGGGTCGTCAGAAGTCCGAGCGACGGAGAGAACGCCAGCGAGGCCTACTTTTCCGTCCGGAGCAAGAATGACCCCTTCGGGTTCCTGCCGGCGGGGTTCGTGCAGCGGACGCGGGAGGTGGGCCTACTTGTACCGTCGTGGGCGCCGCAAGTGGCGGTGCTGAAGCACGCGGCCACCGGCGGCTTCCTGAGCCACTGCGGATGGAACTCGACTCTGGAGAGCGTTGTGGCCGGGGTGGCGATGGTGGCGTGGCCGCTCTTCGCCGAGCAACGGCAGAACGCGGTGATGCTCGCCGAGGGCGCGAGGATCGCGTTGCGGCCGCAAGGCGCGGCGGAGGGAGGGCTCGTACCGCGGGAGGAGGTGGCGCGAGCGGTGAGGGAGCTGATGGAGGGGGAGGAGGGGAAGGCAGCGCGGCAGCGGGTGGCGGAGCTTAGGAAGGCGGCAACCAGCGGCCTGGAGGAGGGCGGCGCCGCTTACAAGGCCCTGGCCGAGGTAGCCAGCAAGTGGAAGACCACGAATTGA
- the LOC103977017 gene encoding transcription factor bHLH30 — MGSVPVGDSGFCRRFPNGLGFDFGSDGSSSSMVLDQERRAPSRLGGKRVGAGILDAKTAMAMKSHSEAERRRRERINGHLAVLRSMVPCDDKMDKAALLAQVISHVKKLKRNAAEINKSYTVPSDTDEVRVEVEGDMTIAGRLMVRASLCCDDRPEILADLRQALSGLHLKTVRAEISTLGGRMKNVLTMTSEGTFSNVDKHLFVASVHQALNSILDRVKSREDFLPRASFSNKRQRISPF; from the exons ATGGGTTCTGTTCCTGTTGGGGATTCGGGGTTCTGTAGACGGTTTCCTAATGGTCTAGGGTTTGATTTTGGGTCGGATGGGTCGTCGTCTTCGATGGTGTTGGATCAGGAAAGAAGGGCGCCTTCGAGGCTGGGAGGCAAGAGGGTGGGTGCAGGGATTCTGGACGCGAAGACGGCGATGGCGATGAAGAGTCACAGCGAGGCTGAGAGGCGGCGGAGGGAGAGGATCAATGGCCACCTCGCCGTGCTGAGGAGCATGGTCCCCTGCGATGACAAG ATGGACAAAGCTGCCTTACTCGCACAAGTGATCAGCCATGTAAAGAAACTCAAGAGGAATGCTGCAGAAATCAACAAAAGTTACACTGTTCCATCGGATACTGATGAAGTGAGAGTTGAAGTTGAAGGAGATATGACGATCGCTGGCAGATTAATGGTCAGAGCATCTCTATGTTGTGACGACCGGCCAGAGATCCTTGCAGATCTAAGACAAGCACTGAGTGGTCTGCATCTGAAAACTGTTAGAGCTGAAATTTCAACTTTGGGTGGCCGAATGAAAAATGTACTCACGATGACATCCGAAGGAACCTTTAGCAACGTCGACAAGCATCTTTTTGTGGCTTCTGTTCACCAGGCCCTGAATTCCATACTTGATAGAGTCAAATCACGAGAAGACTTTCTGCCAAGGGCCTCATTCAGCAACAAAAGGCAAAGGATCTCACCATTCTGA
- the LOC135633339 gene encoding GDSL esterase/lipase At5g45910-like yields MVAPLSSMGKNRVQDAVTCPKSMQGRLAMRRDRGVVRPDTCFARPSSPTMKLSVLLFLLLSSLHPSSSQRYNALFSFGDSMADTGNVRIAKLPYGMTFFGNATGRCSDGRLVIDFIAQALGFPLLPPSQEDHDFKRGANFAVVAATTLGFEFFNERNLSRGLWVNASLHTQVERFERLLPSICGAPQDCKEFLSKSLFIVGEFGGNDYSTALFFATPIDEVNTFVPHVIDALSDGVERLIGLGAADIIVPGVLPVGCFPLYLTNFHTPDPEDYGPKTGCTRSYNALSWLHNALLRKSLDHLRRKHPAVSIRYADYYSQIIDFAINPLKYGFTAGALRSCCGKGDNIYNYDQERRCSEKNFTVCDDVSTHVNWDGIHMTEAAHRAIADGWLHGPYVDPPILSSARS; encoded by the exons ATGGTGGCGCCTCTATCATCGATGGGGAAGAACAGAGTACAAGACGCTGTGACTTGTCCCAAATCAATGCAGGGGAGACTCGCTATGAGAAGAGACCGAGGAGTCGTCCGACCCGACACGTGCTTCGCCCGTCCCTCCTCTCCAACCATGAAGCTCTCcgtcctcctctttctcctcctctcctccctccaTCCCTCCTCCTCTCAACGCTACAACGCGCTGTTTAGCTTCGGGGACTCGATGGCCGACACCGGCAACGTCCGCATCGCCAAGCTCCCGTACGGCATGACCTTCTTCGGCAACGCCACCGGTCGGTGCTCCGACGGCCGCCTGGTCATCGACTTCATAG CGCAGGCGCTGGGATTTCCGCTGCTTCCGCCGTCTCAGGAGGACCACGACTTCAAGCGAGGCGCAAACTTCGCCGTCGTCGCCGCCACCACGCTCGGCTTCGAGTTCTTCAACGAGCGCAACCTCAGCAGAGGCCTGTGGGTCAATGCCTCCCTCCACACCCAGGTGGAGCGGTTCGAGAGGCTGCTGCCCTCCATCTGCGGCGCGCCGCAAG ACTGCAAGGAGTTCCTGAGCAAGTCTCTCTTCATCGTCGGCGAGTTCGGAGGAAACGACTACAGCACCGCGCTCTTCTTCGCAACGCCGATAGATGAAGTGAACACCTTCGTGCCCCATGTCATCGACGCTCTCTCGGATGGTGTGGAG AGATTGATCGGCCTCGGTGCAGCGGACATCATCGTGCCAGGAGTGCTGCCCGTGGGGTGTTTCCCACTGTACTTGACCAACTTCCACACGCCTGACCCCGAAGACTACGGCCCCAAGACCGGATGCACGAGGAGCTACAACGCCCTGTCGTGGTTGCACAACGCACTGCTCCGGAAATCTCTCGACCATCTCCGGCGCAAGCACCCGGCGGTATCCATCCGATACGCGGATTATTATTCCCAGATCATCGACTTCGCCATCAATCCACTCAAGTATG GATTCACCGCCGGAGCTCTTCGTTCTTGCTGTGGGAAGGGTGACAACATCTACAACTACGACCAAGAAAGACGGTGCAGCGAGAAGAACTTCACCGTGTGCGACGACGTGTCGACACACGTGAACTGGGACGGCATCCACATGACCGAGGCCGCTCACCGTGCCATCGCCGACGGCTGGCTGCACGGTCCCTACGTCGACCCCCCTATTCTGAGCTCCGCCCGTAGTTGA
- the LOC103977015 gene encoding GDSL esterase/lipase At5g45920 has protein sequence MRPKLVLFGDSITEESFGDGGWGAALAHHFSRSADIVLRGYSGYNTRWALKVLDRAMDGASFGEPPAAVAVFFGANDASLSDRSSGFQHVPLCEYGTNLRAICSLLKDKWDSTIVILITPPPIDEDGRIQNPYGDNPSGLPERTNEEAGAYAKACVAVAEESGLPVIDIWTRMQKFPGWEKLFLRDGLHFTSLGNRVLFEEVVRKLKDTGLSLETMLVDQPLFYDIDPKDPLKTFCN, from the exons ATGAGACCGAAGCTGGTGTTGTTCGGGGACTCCATCACGGAGGAGTCCTTCGGAGACGGGGGTTGGGGCGCCGCTCTCGCCCACCACTTTTCCCGCTCG GCGGACATCGTGCTGCGGGGGTACAGCGGGTACAACACGCGGTGGGCGCTGAAGGTGTTGGATCGGGCAATGGACggtgcttctttcggcgagccacCGGCGGCCGTCGCCGTCTTCTTCGGCGCTAACGATGCGTCCCTCTCCGACCGGAGCAGCGGCTTCCAGCACGTGCCCCTCTGTGAGTACGGCACCAACCTACGTGCCATCTGCTCCCTCCTCAAG gatAAATGGGACTCGACTATCGTGATCCTTATCACACCACCTCCAATTGATGAAGATGGTCGTATCCA GAATCCTTATGGAGACAACCCATCGGGTCTGCCTGAAAGGACCAATGAGGAGGCCGGTGCTTATGCTAAGGCATGTGTTGCTGTTGCTGAAGAGTCTGGTCTTCCAGTCATAGATATCTGGACCAGAATGCAGAAATTTCCAGGTTGGGAGAAGTTATTTTTAAG GGATGGATTGCACTTCACTTCCCTTGGAAATAGGGTTTTGTTCGAGGAGGTGGTTCGGAAGCTTAAAGACACGGGCTTGAGCCTCGAGACCATGCTTGTGGATCAACCCCTCTTTTATGATATTGACCCCAAAGATCCTCTCAAAACTTTCTGCAACTGA